The Candidatus Effluviviaceae Genus V sp. DNA window TCCTGGCCGTGCAGAGGGAGTGCGGGGCCGACCTGGAAGTCGAGGAGATCATCAAGAGGGCCCTCCGGCGGGGCGGCGGACGATAGCGTGACCGTTCGAGACCGCCGGCCGCCCGCGGGTGGCTGAATAAGGACATCGCAGGGAGCGTGACGATGACCCCCGCCGACAGGCTGACAGCGCCGGGTGTCGCGACGGACGACGCGACCTACGACCGCAGGCTGCGTCCGACGAACTTCAGCGAGTTCGTCGGGCAGGACACGCTGAAGGCGAACCTCTCGGTCTTCATCGAGGCGGCCCTGAAGCGGGAGGAGCCGCTGGACCACTGTCTGTTCTACGGACCTCCCGGCCTGGGGAAGACCACGCTCGCGCACATCATCGCCACGGAGATGGGCACCGAGCTCATCTCGACCTCGGGACCGGTCATCGAGCGTCCTTACGACCTCACCGGCATTCTCACGAACCTGAAGCGCGGCGACGTCCTCTTCATCGACGAGATCCACCGGCTCCAGCACGTCGTCGAGGAGTACCTCTATCCGGCCATGGAGCAGTTCTCGGTCGACATCGTGCTCGACAAGGGTCCGTCGGCCAGAAGCGTCCGGTTGAACCTCGAGCACTTCACGCTGGTCGGCGCGACGACGCGGGCGGGGCTTCTGACCTCGCCTCTGAGGTCGCGCTTCGGCGTGGCCCAGCGCCTCAATTACTACAACCCCGAGGAGCTCTCCCGCATCGTGGAGCGCTCGGCGCGCATCCTGGAGGTCCCGATCGACGACGAGGGCGCGCTCGAGCTCGCGCGCCGCTCGCGCGGGACCCCGAGGATCGCGAACCGGCTCCTGAGGCGCGTCCGCGACTTCGCCGAGGTCATGAGCGACGGCCGCAT harbors:
- the ruvB gene encoding Holliday junction branch migration DNA helicase RuvB, translated to MTPADRLTAPGVATDDATYDRRLRPTNFSEFVGQDTLKANLSVFIEAALKREEPLDHCLFYGPPGLGKTTLAHIIATEMGTELISTSGPVIERPYDLTGILTNLKRGDVLFIDEIHRLQHVVEEYLYPAMEQFSVDIVLDKGPSARSVRLNLEHFTLVGATTRAGLLTSPLRSRFGVAQRLNYYNPEELSRIVERSARILEVPIDDEGALELARRSRGTPRIANRLLRRVRDFAEVMSDGRITAEVAHESLLRLEVDERGLDEMDRRIMEAVIHRFDGGPVGVKSLAVAVGEEAETLEEIYEPFLIQEGLLKRTSRGREATARAYEYFGEGAKGEQEKLL